One genomic window of Octopus bimaculoides isolate UCB-OBI-ISO-001 chromosome 2, ASM119413v2, whole genome shotgun sequence includes the following:
- the LOC106882520 gene encoding uncharacterized protein LOC106882520 isoform X1: MELFICHQHGSRSGGPGIDNIQMVLFTCRQSGGTGHSCNFGFLKHILSLSQNIICQMNVYANIFSSESMSSSEYVMVLLTFWNKFHSNLREKQSKCLNKIKWGEPVLTGKHALSTLDRKQRIGKNILDSEENTLSGDEEIKSQEQVPSKKDDVSVAVTPINISISEERSKCSSPDLIKSVFRLPELKIKLSETHNKELYMNITDDKSESFEIKRSTRLSVKRLCNKKQVNKENVNSGVRPNLLQRRRLFKNNESVSETSPTCWTGIKCSLLKDTPKTEPMHSKLSQEMLPHFSENISDINSSMEKMEFKTSLPIPGIQKSPVRKSFADKPSTLSPVELVESSKHELQESQKLSKSVKNHVSDEVIPSSSPTFPSKTLPSYKDNSRMAQTAKEQTSDIDSGSKKRRKRSRTKFRISLEEPEITDKCDTKNNNEVLPRVTDENNKDNEVLTNLQKRKRNMQERSIKNNKKLKLPQKKPTVQCPLCCDWFRPKVIENHAANCGMFTRRELRTTSVSQLFSDNKPSTDMLGCDANSKLSEISENSAAIISNHERVVDNLTPNALVSDIKQSENLPFANKILNESRSEINTFPVSALDRDQQSQGNGNSLKIVQPVLDLPFNSISTHKTKQPDTPDSVTPELLAEDFTQISAINPYSTKDSVEHWKTNSEVKDTNLTMKQKRCYICDATYGDDSLFTMHLKSCREKYKKLKEKFENKYNNKETHRITRKRSNGKYEDDK, translated from the exons AACATCATTTGTCAAATG AATGTGTATGCTAACATTTTTTCCTCTGAATCAATGTCAAGTTCTGAATATGTTATGGTCTTGCTTACCTTTTGgaataaatttcattcaaacttGAGGGAGAAACAGTCCAAATgtttaaataagataaaatgggGTGAACCCGTTTTAACTGGAAAGCATGCTCTTTCTACTCTTGATCGTAAACAGCGTATTGGGAAGAATATTTTAGATTCTGAGGAAAATACTCTATCTGGAGATGAAGAAATTAAGTCTCAAGAACAAGTTCCATCTAAAAAAGATGATGTTTCTGTTGCAGTCACTCCGATAAATATAAGTATTTCAGAGGAACGTAGTAAATGTTCAAGTCCTGATTTAATTAAATCTGTATTTAGACTTCCCGAATTGAAAATAAAGTTATCAGAAACACATAATAAGGAGCTATATATGAATATCACTGATGACAAATCAGAATCTtttgaaattaaaagaagtaCGAGGCTGTCTGTGAAAAGATTGTGTAATAAGAAACAGGTTAACAAAGAGAATGTCAACAGTGGTGTACGTCCTAATTTACTACAGCGCAGGagattatttaaaaacaatgagaGTGTATCTGAAACATCACCAACTTGTTGGACTGGTATTAAATGTTCCTTATTAAAAGATACACCAAAAACTGAACCTATGCATTCAAAGTTAAGTCAAGAGATGTTGccccatttttctgaaaatattagtGATATTAATTCTTCAATGGAGAAGATGGAGTTTAAGACATCACTTCCTATTCCTGGAATACAGAAGTCACCAGTTAGGAAAAGTTTTGCTGATAagccatcaacattatcacctgTAGAATTGGTAGAATCTTCTAAACATGAATTACAAGAAAGTCAGAAATTAAGCAAATCTGTAAAAAATCATGTTTCAGATGAAGTAATTCCTTCATCCTCGCCAACATTTCCTTCAAAAACTCTTCCAAGTTACAAAGATAATTCAAGGATGGCTCAAACTGCTAAAGAACAAACCAGTGATATAGATTCAGGTTctaagaaaaggaggaaaaggtCAAGAACAAAATTTAGAATTTCTCTTGAGGAACCTGAAATAACAGATAAATGTGatacaaaaaacaataatgaagttCTACCTCGTGTGACTGATGAAAACAACAAGGATAATGAAGTTTTAACAAACCTTcaaaagagaaaacgaaatatgcaagaaagaagcataaaaaacaacaaaaagctgAAACTTCCCCAAAag aAACCTACTGTCCAGTGTCCTCTGTGTTGTGATTGGTTCAGACCAAAAGTGATTGAGAATCATGCTGCAAATTGTGGAATGTTTACAAGGCGAGAACTTCGTACAA ctTCAGTTTCTCAACTTTTCTCAGATAACAAACCAAGTACTGACATGTTAGGCTGTGATGCAAATAGCAAATTATCTGAAATTAGTGAAAATTCTGCTGCTATCATATCAAATCATGAAAGAGTTGTAGATAATTTAACTCCAAATGCATTAGTCTCAGATATTAAGCAATCAGAAAATCTGCCATTTGCTaacaaaatattgaatgaaagtagaagtgaaataaatacatttccaGTGTCAGCTTTAGACAGAGATCAACAGAGTCAGGGAAATGGTAATAGCTTGAAGATAGTCCAACCTGTTTTGGATCTTCCTTTCAATTCTATTAGCACTCACAAAACTAAACAGCCTGATACACCCGACAG tgTTACTCCTGAATTACTGGCAGAAGATTTTACTCAAATATCTGCAATTAACCCTTACAGTACAAAAG attCTGTTGAACATTGGAAAACTAATTCAGAAGTTAAAGACACAAA CCTCACCATGAAACAGAAACGTTGTTACATTTGTGATGCTACCTATGGTGATGATAGTCTTTTTACAATGCATCTGAAGAGTTGTcgggaaaaatacaaaaaactaaaagaaaagtttgaaaataaatacaataataaagaaaCTCATCGAATAACTCGTAAACGGTCAAATGGAAAGTATGAAGATGACAAATGA
- the LOC106882520 gene encoding uncharacterized protein LOC106882520 isoform X3, producing MELFICHQHGSRSGGPGIDNIQMVLFTCRQSGGTGHSCNFGFLKHILSLSQNIICQMNVYANIFSSESMSSSEYVMVLLTFWNKFHSNLREKQSKCLNKIKWGEPVLTGKHALSTLDRKQRIGKNILDSEENTLSGDEEIKSQEQVPSKKDDVSVAVTPINISISEERSKCSSPDLIKSVFRLPELKIKLSETHNKELYMNITDDKSESFEIKRSTRLSVKRLCNKKQVNKENVNSGVRPNLLQRRRLFKNNESVSETSPTCWTGIKCSLLKDTPKTEPMHSKLSQEMLPHFSENISDINSSMEKMEFKTSLPIPGIQKSPVRKSFADKPSTLSPVELVESSKHELQESQKLSKSVKNHVSDEVIPSSSPTFPSKTLPSYKDNSRMAQTAKEQTSDIDSGSKKRRKRSRTKFRISLEEPEITDKCDTKNNNEVLPRVTDENNKDNEVLTNLQKRKRNMQERSIKNNKKLKLPQKKPTVQCPLCCDWFRPKVIENHAANCGMFTRRELRTNSVEHWKTNSEVKDTNLTMKQKRCYICDATYGDDSLFTMHLKSCREKYKKLKEKFENKYNNKETHRITRKRSNGKYEDDK from the exons AACATCATTTGTCAAATG AATGTGTATGCTAACATTTTTTCCTCTGAATCAATGTCAAGTTCTGAATATGTTATGGTCTTGCTTACCTTTTGgaataaatttcattcaaacttGAGGGAGAAACAGTCCAAATgtttaaataagataaaatgggGTGAACCCGTTTTAACTGGAAAGCATGCTCTTTCTACTCTTGATCGTAAACAGCGTATTGGGAAGAATATTTTAGATTCTGAGGAAAATACTCTATCTGGAGATGAAGAAATTAAGTCTCAAGAACAAGTTCCATCTAAAAAAGATGATGTTTCTGTTGCAGTCACTCCGATAAATATAAGTATTTCAGAGGAACGTAGTAAATGTTCAAGTCCTGATTTAATTAAATCTGTATTTAGACTTCCCGAATTGAAAATAAAGTTATCAGAAACACATAATAAGGAGCTATATATGAATATCACTGATGACAAATCAGAATCTtttgaaattaaaagaagtaCGAGGCTGTCTGTGAAAAGATTGTGTAATAAGAAACAGGTTAACAAAGAGAATGTCAACAGTGGTGTACGTCCTAATTTACTACAGCGCAGGagattatttaaaaacaatgagaGTGTATCTGAAACATCACCAACTTGTTGGACTGGTATTAAATGTTCCTTATTAAAAGATACACCAAAAACTGAACCTATGCATTCAAAGTTAAGTCAAGAGATGTTGccccatttttctgaaaatattagtGATATTAATTCTTCAATGGAGAAGATGGAGTTTAAGACATCACTTCCTATTCCTGGAATACAGAAGTCACCAGTTAGGAAAAGTTTTGCTGATAagccatcaacattatcacctgTAGAATTGGTAGAATCTTCTAAACATGAATTACAAGAAAGTCAGAAATTAAGCAAATCTGTAAAAAATCATGTTTCAGATGAAGTAATTCCTTCATCCTCGCCAACATTTCCTTCAAAAACTCTTCCAAGTTACAAAGATAATTCAAGGATGGCTCAAACTGCTAAAGAACAAACCAGTGATATAGATTCAGGTTctaagaaaaggaggaaaaggtCAAGAACAAAATTTAGAATTTCTCTTGAGGAACCTGAAATAACAGATAAATGTGatacaaaaaacaataatgaagttCTACCTCGTGTGACTGATGAAAACAACAAGGATAATGAAGTTTTAACAAACCTTcaaaagagaaaacgaaatatgcaagaaagaagcataaaaaacaacaaaaagctgAAACTTCCCCAAAag aAACCTACTGTCCAGTGTCCTCTGTGTTGTGATTGGTTCAGACCAAAAGTGATTGAGAATCATGCTGCAAATTGTGGAATGTTTACAAGGCGAGAACTTCGTACAA attCTGTTGAACATTGGAAAACTAATTCAGAAGTTAAAGACACAAA CCTCACCATGAAACAGAAACGTTGTTACATTTGTGATGCTACCTATGGTGATGATAGTCTTTTTACAATGCATCTGAAGAGTTGTcgggaaaaatacaaaaaactaaaagaaaagtttgaaaataaatacaataataaagaaaCTCATCGAATAACTCGTAAACGGTCAAATGGAAAGTATGAAGATGACAAATGA
- the LOC106882520 gene encoding uncharacterized protein LOC106882520 isoform X2 — translation MNVYANIFSSESMSSSEYVMVLLTFWNKFHSNLREKQSKCLNKIKWGEPVLTGKHALSTLDRKQRIGKNILDSEENTLSGDEEIKSQEQVPSKKDDVSVAVTPINISISEERSKCSSPDLIKSVFRLPELKIKLSETHNKELYMNITDDKSESFEIKRSTRLSVKRLCNKKQVNKENVNSGVRPNLLQRRRLFKNNESVSETSPTCWTGIKCSLLKDTPKTEPMHSKLSQEMLPHFSENISDINSSMEKMEFKTSLPIPGIQKSPVRKSFADKPSTLSPVELVESSKHELQESQKLSKSVKNHVSDEVIPSSSPTFPSKTLPSYKDNSRMAQTAKEQTSDIDSGSKKRRKRSRTKFRISLEEPEITDKCDTKNNNEVLPRVTDENNKDNEVLTNLQKRKRNMQERSIKNNKKLKLPQKKPTVQCPLCCDWFRPKVIENHAANCGMFTRRELRTTSVSQLFSDNKPSTDMLGCDANSKLSEISENSAAIISNHERVVDNLTPNALVSDIKQSENLPFANKILNESRSEINTFPVSALDRDQQSQGNGNSLKIVQPVLDLPFNSISTHKTKQPDTPDSVTPELLAEDFTQISAINPYSTKDSVEHWKTNSEVKDTNLTMKQKRCYICDATYGDDSLFTMHLKSCREKYKKLKEKFENKYNNKETHRITRKRSNGKYEDDK, via the exons ATG AATGTGTATGCTAACATTTTTTCCTCTGAATCAATGTCAAGTTCTGAATATGTTATGGTCTTGCTTACCTTTTGgaataaatttcattcaaacttGAGGGAGAAACAGTCCAAATgtttaaataagataaaatgggGTGAACCCGTTTTAACTGGAAAGCATGCTCTTTCTACTCTTGATCGTAAACAGCGTATTGGGAAGAATATTTTAGATTCTGAGGAAAATACTCTATCTGGAGATGAAGAAATTAAGTCTCAAGAACAAGTTCCATCTAAAAAAGATGATGTTTCTGTTGCAGTCACTCCGATAAATATAAGTATTTCAGAGGAACGTAGTAAATGTTCAAGTCCTGATTTAATTAAATCTGTATTTAGACTTCCCGAATTGAAAATAAAGTTATCAGAAACACATAATAAGGAGCTATATATGAATATCACTGATGACAAATCAGAATCTtttgaaattaaaagaagtaCGAGGCTGTCTGTGAAAAGATTGTGTAATAAGAAACAGGTTAACAAAGAGAATGTCAACAGTGGTGTACGTCCTAATTTACTACAGCGCAGGagattatttaaaaacaatgagaGTGTATCTGAAACATCACCAACTTGTTGGACTGGTATTAAATGTTCCTTATTAAAAGATACACCAAAAACTGAACCTATGCATTCAAAGTTAAGTCAAGAGATGTTGccccatttttctgaaaatattagtGATATTAATTCTTCAATGGAGAAGATGGAGTTTAAGACATCACTTCCTATTCCTGGAATACAGAAGTCACCAGTTAGGAAAAGTTTTGCTGATAagccatcaacattatcacctgTAGAATTGGTAGAATCTTCTAAACATGAATTACAAGAAAGTCAGAAATTAAGCAAATCTGTAAAAAATCATGTTTCAGATGAAGTAATTCCTTCATCCTCGCCAACATTTCCTTCAAAAACTCTTCCAAGTTACAAAGATAATTCAAGGATGGCTCAAACTGCTAAAGAACAAACCAGTGATATAGATTCAGGTTctaagaaaaggaggaaaaggtCAAGAACAAAATTTAGAATTTCTCTTGAGGAACCTGAAATAACAGATAAATGTGatacaaaaaacaataatgaagttCTACCTCGTGTGACTGATGAAAACAACAAGGATAATGAAGTTTTAACAAACCTTcaaaagagaaaacgaaatatgcaagaaagaagcataaaaaacaacaaaaagctgAAACTTCCCCAAAag aAACCTACTGTCCAGTGTCCTCTGTGTTGTGATTGGTTCAGACCAAAAGTGATTGAGAATCATGCTGCAAATTGTGGAATGTTTACAAGGCGAGAACTTCGTACAA ctTCAGTTTCTCAACTTTTCTCAGATAACAAACCAAGTACTGACATGTTAGGCTGTGATGCAAATAGCAAATTATCTGAAATTAGTGAAAATTCTGCTGCTATCATATCAAATCATGAAAGAGTTGTAGATAATTTAACTCCAAATGCATTAGTCTCAGATATTAAGCAATCAGAAAATCTGCCATTTGCTaacaaaatattgaatgaaagtagaagtgaaataaatacatttccaGTGTCAGCTTTAGACAGAGATCAACAGAGTCAGGGAAATGGTAATAGCTTGAAGATAGTCCAACCTGTTTTGGATCTTCCTTTCAATTCTATTAGCACTCACAAAACTAAACAGCCTGATACACCCGACAG tgTTACTCCTGAATTACTGGCAGAAGATTTTACTCAAATATCTGCAATTAACCCTTACAGTACAAAAG attCTGTTGAACATTGGAAAACTAATTCAGAAGTTAAAGACACAAA CCTCACCATGAAACAGAAACGTTGTTACATTTGTGATGCTACCTATGGTGATGATAGTCTTTTTACAATGCATCTGAAGAGTTGTcgggaaaaatacaaaaaactaaaagaaaagtttgaaaataaatacaataataaagaaaCTCATCGAATAACTCGTAAACGGTCAAATGGAAAGTATGAAGATGACAAATGA
- the LOC106882525 gene encoding exosome complex component CSL4, which translates to MFAILPGNEYENKIAWKTTAVGKRTSEDSQDPSFSLITFRKKGQKLCQLTDDKCSGNGTYIRNGYIYSSLAGFLHTETTEDKTLVEVCTTKTENIVPSVDALVTAKITNVNPRFCKCSIMNVGKIRLRESFRGMIRKEDVKATEKDKVEMYQCFRPGDIIVAKVLSLGDAHSYLLTTAENELGVVVATSEAGYPMVPISWKEMQCPHTLIKEKRKVAKVQPQYIQNPE; encoded by the exons ATGTTTGCAATATTACctggaaacgaatatgaaaacaaaatcgcGTGGAAAACAACGGCGGTGGGGAAGAGGACTTCGGAAGATTctcaagatccgagtttttccctcataacttttaggaaaaaag GGCAAAAGCTTTGTCAACTAACTGATGATAAATGTAGTGGAAATGGGACTTACATCCGAAATGGTTATATTTATTCAAGCCTAGCAGGTTTCCTTCATACAGAAACCACTGAAGATAAA acaTTGGTGGAAGTATGCAcaactaaaacagaaaatattgtgcCATCAGTTGATGCACTAGTTACAGCAAAG ataaCTAATGTGAACCCTCGATTTTGTAAGTGTTCTATAATGAATGTTGGAAAAATTAGATTACGTGAATCATTTAGAGGAATGATACG GAAAGAAGATGTGAAAGCTACTGAGAAAGACAAA GTTGAAATGTATCAATGTTTCCGCCCTGGTGATATCATTGTAGCTAAAGT TCTCTCACTGGGAGATGCACATTCATATCTGTTGACCACAGCTGAAAATGAACTAGGAGTAGTAGTCGCAACCAGTGAAGCAG gttATCCTATGGTACCCATCAGCTGGAAGGAAATGCAGTGTCCACATaccttaataaaagaaaaacgtaaaGTAGCCAAAGTTCAGCCCCAATATATACAGAATCCTGAATAA